A region from the Pseudomonas sp. P8_229 genome encodes:
- a CDS encoding 2-hydroxyacid dehydrogenase, whose product MTNPRRAVFLDHPSLDLGDLDLSPLRACFSDLQLFAQTLPEQVSERLQGATVAITNKIRIDAAAMAANPDLKLILITATGTNNVDLEAARSHGITVCNCQGYGTPSVAQHTIMLLLNLATRLADYQKAVGEGRWQQAKQFCLLDYPIVELEGKTLGLLGHGELGGAVARLAEAFGMRVLLGQIPGRPARADRLPLEALLPQVDALTLHCPLNEHTRHFIGAHELAAMKPGAFVVNTARGGLIDEQALADALRNGHLGGAATDVLSVEPPVNGNPLLAADIPRLIVTPHNAWGSREARQRIVGQLSENAQAFFSGKALRVVS is encoded by the coding sequence ATGACGAACCCGCGCCGCGCCGTATTCCTTGATCACCCGTCTCTGGATCTCGGCGATCTCGACCTCAGCCCGTTGCGCGCCTGCTTCAGCGACCTGCAACTGTTCGCCCAGACCTTGCCCGAACAGGTCAGCGAGCGCCTGCAAGGTGCCACCGTGGCGATCACCAACAAGATCCGTATCGACGCCGCCGCGATGGCCGCCAACCCCGATCTGAAGCTGATCCTGATCACCGCCACCGGCACCAACAACGTCGATCTGGAAGCGGCCCGCTCCCACGGCATCACCGTGTGCAACTGTCAGGGTTACGGCACGCCGTCGGTGGCGCAACACACGATCATGTTGCTGCTCAACCTCGCCACGCGCCTGGCTGACTACCAGAAAGCGGTGGGCGAAGGTCGCTGGCAGCAGGCAAAACAGTTCTGCCTGCTGGACTACCCGATCGTCGAACTGGAAGGCAAAACCCTCGGCCTGCTCGGTCACGGCGAACTCGGCGGCGCCGTCGCGCGACTGGCCGAAGCATTTGGCATGCGCGTACTGCTCGGGCAGATTCCGGGCCGCCCTGCCCGCGCGGATCGCCTGCCGCTGGAGGCGTTACTGCCACAGGTCGACGCCCTGACCCTGCATTGCCCGCTCAACGAACACACCCGGCACTTCATCGGTGCACACGAACTGGCGGCGATGAAACCCGGCGCCTTTGTGGTCAACACCGCCCGTGGAGGTCTGATCGACGAACAAGCCCTGGCTGATGCTTTGCGCAACGGCCATCTCGGCGGCGCGGCCACCGATGTGCTGAGCGTCGAACCACCGGTCAACGGCAATCCATTGCTGGCCGCCGATATTCCACGCCTTATAGTCACCCCGCACAACGCCTGGGGCAGTCGCGAGGCGCGGCAGCGCATCGTCGGCCAATTGAGCGAAAACGCGCAGGCGTTCTTCAGCGGTAAAGCGCTGCGGGTCGTCAGTTGA
- a CDS encoding TMEM165/GDT1 family protein, with the protein MLDSLLVPTAIVALAEIGDKTQLLALILAARFRKPWPIIAGIVAATLANHAAAGAVGAWFGSFFSDSVLHWILAASFTATALWTLVPDKMDDDEASTARKFGPFLTTLIAFFLAEMGDKTQVATVMLAAQYPELWLVIIGTTAGMLIANVPVVLAGNFAADKLPLTLIRRLAASAFFILAIVAVYKAMQSSGWV; encoded by the coding sequence ATGCTGGACTCATTACTCGTTCCCACCGCAATCGTTGCCTTGGCCGAAATCGGCGACAAGACGCAACTGCTCGCGCTGATTCTCGCCGCTCGCTTTCGCAAACCCTGGCCGATCATTGCCGGTATCGTCGCCGCGACCTTGGCCAACCACGCAGCAGCCGGTGCGGTAGGCGCCTGGTTCGGCAGTTTCTTCTCAGACTCGGTCCTGCACTGGATTCTCGCCGCAAGCTTCACCGCCACTGCCCTGTGGACCCTGGTCCCGGACAAGATGGACGACGATGAAGCCAGCACTGCGCGCAAGTTCGGGCCTTTCCTGACGACGCTGATTGCGTTCTTCCTGGCCGAAATGGGCGACAAGACTCAGGTCGCCACGGTGATGCTGGCGGCGCAATACCCTGAGCTGTGGCTGGTAATTATCGGTACGACGGCGGGCATGTTGATTGCCAACGTGCCGGTGGTATTGGCGGGTAATTTTGCCGCGGACAAATTGCCGCTGACCTTGATCCGTCGCCTGGCGGCTTCGGCGTTCTTCATTCTGGCGATCGTTGCGGTGTACAAGGCGATGCAGAGCAGTGGCTGGGTTTAA
- a CDS encoding class I SAM-dependent methyltransferase produces the protein MDPRSEVLLRQPELFQGSLLLAGLPADDLLGRLPNAFGWCWHAGDQAALDVRFEGRSHFGVNVPEREFDSAVVFLPKSKDLTDYILNAVAARLAGREVFLVGEKRSGIEGASKQLNLFGKPRKLDSARHCQLWQVTVANAPQAKSLESLAQTYELPLAEGPLKVISLPGVFSHGRLDRGSALLLEHLDKLPSGHLLDFGCGAGVLGAAVKRRYPHNQVTLLDVDAFAAASSRLTLAANGLEAEVLTGDGIDAAPMGLNAILSNPPFHVGVHTDYFATENLLRKAAKHLKNGGELRLVANSFLKYQPLIEEHLGVCAIKAEGNGFRIYRAKRG, from the coding sequence ATGGATCCGCGCAGTGAAGTACTGCTTCGTCAGCCCGAGTTATTCCAGGGTTCGCTGTTGTTGGCCGGTTTGCCCGCCGACGATTTGCTCGGGCGCCTGCCCAATGCGTTCGGCTGGTGCTGGCATGCCGGTGACCAGGCCGCACTCGATGTGCGCTTCGAAGGTCGCAGCCACTTTGGCGTGAACGTGCCGGAGCGCGAGTTCGACAGCGCCGTGGTGTTTTTGCCCAAGTCCAAGGATTTGACCGACTACATCCTCAACGCAGTGGCCGCGCGTCTGGCCGGGCGTGAGGTGTTTCTGGTAGGGGAAAAGCGCAGCGGTATCGAAGGCGCATCGAAACAGCTCAACCTGTTCGGCAAACCACGCAAACTTGACAGCGCGCGCCATTGCCAACTGTGGCAGGTCACCGTGGCCAACGCGCCGCAAGCCAAATCACTGGAAAGCCTGGCGCAGACCTATGAGTTGCCGCTGGCCGAAGGCCCGTTGAAAGTCATCAGCCTGCCGGGCGTGTTCAGCCATGGTCGACTGGATCGCGGCAGCGCCCTGCTGCTGGAGCATCTGGACAAACTGCCGAGCGGTCATCTGCTGGATTTCGGTTGTGGAGCGGGCGTGTTGGGCGCTGCGGTAAAACGTCGGTATCCGCACAATCAGGTCACTTTGCTCGACGTCGATGCGTTCGCCGCCGCCAGCAGTCGCCTGACATTGGCTGCCAACGGTCTGGAAGCGGAGGTGCTGACCGGTGATGGCATCGACGCCGCGCCGATGGGTTTGAACGCGATTCTGAGCAACCCGCCGTTCCATGTCGGGGTTCATACCGATTATTTCGCCACCGAAAACTTGCTGCGAAAAGCGGCGAAACATCTGAAAAACGGCGGCGAACTGCGCTTGGTCGCGAACAGCTTCCTGAAGTATCAGCCACTGATCGAAGAGCATCTGGGCGTGTGTGCGATCAAGGCTGAAGGCAATGGTTTCCGCATCTACCGCGCCAAGCGTGGCTGA
- a CDS encoding fatty acid--CoA ligase, with protein MLQTRVIPPADGAYQYPLLIKRLLMSGARYEKTREIIYRDQLRYSYPTLIERVARLANVLTEAGVKAGDTVAVMDWDSHRYLECMFAIPMIGAVIHTINVRLSPEQILYTMNHAEDRFVLVNSEFVGLYQAIAPHLTTVEKTLLLTDLPEKTAELPNLVGEYEQLLAAASTQYDFQDFDENSVATTFYTTGTTGNPKGVYFTHRQLVLHTMGVSTIMGAIDSVRLLGTNDVYMPITPMFHVHAWGLPYVATMLGLKQVYPGRYDPEFLVELWRKEKVTFSHCVPTILQMLLNAKGAQGTDFGGWKIVIGGSALNRTLYETAKSRGIQLTAAYGMSETGPLVSCAHLNDELMAGTEDERTTYRIKAGVPGPLVEAAIVDAEGNFLPADGETQGELVLRAPWLTEGYFNEPQKGAELWAGGWLHTGDVATLDSMGVIDIRDRIKDVIKTGGEWISSLDLEDLISRHAAVREVAVVGIADPQWGERPFALLVIREGHVIGARELKEHLKPFVELGHLSKWAIPSQIALVTEIPKTSVGKLDKKRIRLDITEWQANNSTFLSTL; from the coding sequence ATGTTGCAGACTCGCGTCATTCCCCCGGCCGATGGGGCCTACCAGTATCCATTGCTGATCAAACGGCTGCTGATGTCCGGCGCCCGTTACGAGAAAACCCGCGAGATCATCTACCGAGACCAGTTGCGCTACAGCTATCCGACCCTGATCGAGCGCGTGGCGCGGCTAGCCAACGTGTTGACGGAGGCCGGGGTGAAGGCGGGTGACACCGTGGCGGTGATGGACTGGGACAGCCATCGCTACCTGGAATGCATGTTCGCCATCCCGATGATCGGCGCGGTGATCCACACCATCAACGTGCGCCTCTCGCCGGAGCAGATCCTCTACACCATGAACCACGCCGAGGACCGCTTCGTGCTGGTCAACAGCGAGTTTGTCGGGCTGTACCAGGCCATCGCGCCGCACCTGACCACGGTGGAGAAAACCCTGCTGCTGACCGATCTGCCGGAGAAGACTGCCGAGCTGCCGAACCTGGTCGGCGAGTACGAGCAACTGCTGGCCGCCGCCAGCACGCAGTACGACTTCCAGGACTTCGACGAAAACTCGGTCGCCACCACGTTCTACACCACCGGCACCACCGGCAACCCGAAGGGCGTGTACTTCACCCATCGGCAACTGGTGCTGCACACCATGGGCGTGTCGACCATCATGGGCGCGATCGACAGCGTGCGGCTGCTCGGCACCAACGACGTGTACATGCCGATTACCCCGATGTTCCATGTGCATGCCTGGGGCCTGCCATACGTGGCGACCATGCTCGGGCTCAAGCAGGTTTATCCGGGGCGTTACGACCCTGAATTCCTGGTCGAGCTGTGGCGCAAGGAGAAGGTCACGTTCTCCCACTGCGTGCCGACCATCCTGCAAATGCTGCTCAACGCTAAAGGCGCGCAGGGCACCGATTTTGGTGGCTGGAAAATCGTCATCGGTGGCAGCGCGCTCAATCGCACGTTGTATGAAACCGCCAAGTCCCGGGGCATTCAACTGACGGCGGCGTACGGCATGTCGGAGACCGGGCCACTGGTCTCATGCGCGCATCTGAATGACGAACTGATGGCCGGCACCGAAGACGAGCGCACCACTTACCGGATCAAGGCCGGTGTGCCGGGGCCGCTGGTCGAAGCGGCGATTGTCGATGCCGAGGGTAACTTTCTCCCGGCCGACGGCGAGACCCAGGGTGAACTGGTGCTGCGTGCGCCGTGGCTCACCGAAGGTTATTTCAACGAGCCGCAGAAGGGCGCCGAACTGTGGGCTGGTGGCTGGTTGCACACCGGTGATGTGGCGACACTCGACAGCATGGGCGTGATCGACATCCGTGACCGGATCAAAGACGTAATCAAGACCGGCGGCGAGTGGATTTCCTCGCTGGACCTCGAGGACCTGATCAGCCGTCACGCGGCGGTACGTGAAGTAGCAGTGGTGGGCATCGCCGATCCGCAGTGGGGCGAGCGCCCGTTTGCGCTGCTGGTGATCCGCGAAGGGCACGTGATCGGCGCGCGCGAGCTCAAGGAACACCTCAAGCCATTCGTGGAGTTGGGGCACCTGAGCAAGTGGGCGATTCCGAGCCAGATCGCCCTTGTTACTGAAATTCCCAAGACCAGTGTCGGTAAACTCGACAAGAAGCGCATCCGCCTCGACATCACCGAATGGCAGGCCAACAACAGCACCTTCCTCTCGACGCTCTGA
- a CDS encoding M48 family metallopeptidase, with protein sequence MNKTLVVSALSAALLLAGCQSVNTTSGGAVGVERKQYMFSMLSSQEVDQMYAQSYQKTVGEASSKGVLDKSSPEAKRVQAIANRLIAQAPNFRPDAAQWQWEVNLIKSDELNANCGPGGKIIFYTGLIDSLKLTDDEIAAVMGHEIAHALREHGREAMSKAYGIEMAKQGAGALFGLGQDSLALADTVANYGMTLPNSRANENEADLIGLELAARAGYNPNAAITLWNKMSKASEGAPPEFMSTHPASASRIASLQAAIPKVMPLYEKAPKS encoded by the coding sequence ATGAACAAGACATTGGTTGTAAGTGCACTGAGCGCAGCGCTGTTGCTGGCCGGTTGTCAGTCAGTCAACACCACCAGCGGCGGAGCCGTGGGGGTGGAGCGCAAGCAGTACATGTTCAGCATGCTGTCCTCGCAAGAGGTCGACCAGATGTATGCCCAGTCCTATCAGAAGACCGTTGGCGAAGCGTCGAGCAAAGGCGTGCTGGACAAGAGCAGCCCGGAGGCCAAGCGGGTTCAGGCGATTGCCAACCGGCTGATCGCCCAGGCGCCGAATTTCCGCCCCGATGCCGCGCAATGGCAGTGGGAGGTCAACCTGATCAAGAGCGATGAGCTCAACGCCAACTGCGGTCCTGGCGGCAAGATCATTTTCTACACCGGGCTGATCGACAGCCTGAAACTCACCGACGATGAAATCGCCGCAGTGATGGGCCATGAAATCGCCCACGCCCTGCGCGAGCACGGTCGTGAAGCGATGTCCAAGGCTTACGGGATCGAAATGGCCAAGCAGGGCGCTGGCGCGTTGTTCGGTCTGGGTCAGGACAGTCTGGCGCTGGCCGACACCGTCGCCAACTACGGCATGACCTTGCCCAACAGCCGCGCCAACGAAAACGAAGCCGACCTGATCGGCCTCGAACTGGCCGCCCGCGCCGGGTACAACCCGAATGCCGCGATCACCCTGTGGAACAAGATGAGCAAGGCCTCGGAAGGCGCACCGCCAGAGTTCATGAGTACCCACCCGGCTTCGGCCAGCCGGATCGCCTCGTTGCAGGCGGCGATTCCGAAGGTCATGCCGCTGTACGAGAAAGCCCCGAAATCCTGA
- a CDS encoding MFS transporter gives MNQSRNVIRYVNAAHVIDHMFMLIFPAAVLGMTQAFGLDYAALIGLSLGGFIAFGACSLPAGWLGDHWSRRQMMLVFFFGIGASAIFTGLSTGPTMLVVGLTLIGIFAAIYHPVGTAMLVAYAQNRGREIGINGMWGNLGVAFSALITGLLVAQFGWRSAFVLPGVVAIVLGIGFALQVREEPIPRRPHTALKGVAGQRISMVMVFTVLALAIATGGVVFNATTMTYPKLFQERLHDLFASPQTLGVVVSLAYAFGAVAQLSIGQVLHRVSLKWPFIVLTLFQAPLLYAMAYVDGWAVIVLGAAFMFVVFGQVTVNDSMVANFVAPQWQSRVFALRYCLSFGASATAIPLIAYVEPRHGFVGLYLILAGFGALTFLAAVFFPRIPSEAAVGQTA, from the coding sequence ATGAACCAATCTCGAAACGTCATACGTTATGTCAACGCCGCCCATGTGATCGATCACATGTTCATGCTGATTTTTCCCGCCGCCGTGCTCGGCATGACCCAGGCTTTTGGTCTCGACTACGCCGCGCTGATCGGCCTGTCGCTGGGCGGCTTCATTGCCTTTGGCGCCTGCTCGCTACCGGCTGGCTGGTTAGGTGATCACTGGAGTCGGCGGCAGATGATGCTGGTGTTTTTCTTCGGCATTGGCGCCTCGGCGATCTTCACCGGGCTGAGCACTGGCCCGACGATGCTGGTAGTGGGGCTGACCCTGATTGGCATTTTTGCAGCGATCTATCACCCGGTGGGCACCGCTATGCTGGTGGCTTATGCACAGAACCGTGGGCGGGAGATCGGCATCAACGGCATGTGGGGCAACCTTGGCGTGGCGTTTTCGGCGCTGATCACCGGGTTGCTGGTGGCGCAGTTCGGCTGGCGTTCAGCGTTCGTGTTACCGGGGGTGGTGGCAATTGTGCTGGGAATCGGTTTTGCCTTGCAGGTGCGTGAGGAGCCGATCCCGCGGCGTCCGCACACCGCCCTGAAAGGCGTTGCGGGGCAACGGATTTCGATGGTCATGGTGTTCACGGTGCTGGCGCTGGCCATTGCCACCGGCGGCGTGGTGTTCAATGCCACGACCATGACCTACCCGAAGCTGTTTCAGGAGCGTCTGCATGACTTGTTCGCCTCGCCGCAAACCCTTGGCGTGGTGGTCAGCCTGGCGTACGCCTTCGGTGCGGTGGCGCAATTGAGCATCGGCCAGGTGCTGCACCGGGTCAGCCTGAAATGGCCGTTTATTGTGTTGACGCTGTTTCAGGCGCCGCTGTTGTACGCCATGGCGTATGTCGATGGCTGGGCAGTGATCGTGCTCGGTGCGGCGTTCATGTTCGTGGTGTTCGGTCAGGTGACGGTGAACGATTCGATGGTCGCCAATTTCGTTGCGCCGCAGTGGCAGTCACGGGTCTTCGCCCTGCGTTACTGCCTGTCGTTCGGCGCCAGCGCAACGGCGATTCCGCTGATTGCCTATGTCGAACCGCGCCATGGTTTTGTCGGGCTTTACTTGATTCTGGCGGGTTTCGGCGCGTTGACCTTCCTCGCTGCCGTGTTTTTCCCACGCATTCCTTCCGAAGCGGCTGTAGGGCAAACGGCCTGA
- a CDS encoding methyl-accepting chemotaxis protein: protein MAEIDQVATAVQEMTATAQDVARNATQAAQAASHADQAAGQGMQIVRDTSNSIGVLAVEIGKAVEVVQALAKDSENINAILTAIRGIAEQTNLLALNAAIEAARAGEQGRGFAVVADEVRNLAQKTQKATEEIQSMIQQLQQGTRDVVRVMEDSQNRTDESVQHAAKAAQALETITQAVSVINDMNTQIASAAEEQSAVADDINRNVINIGQVANEVAGGADESSSASADLTKLAEQQRRLINQFKV from the coding sequence ATGGCCGAGATCGATCAGGTCGCCACCGCCGTGCAGGAAATGACCGCGACTGCGCAAGACGTCGCGCGCAACGCCACCCAGGCCGCGCAAGCCGCCAGCCATGCGGATCAGGCCGCAGGGCAAGGCATGCAGATTGTCCGTGACACCTCGAATTCGATTGGCGTGCTGGCGGTGGAAATCGGCAAAGCCGTGGAGGTGGTGCAGGCCCTGGCCAAGGACAGCGAGAACATCAACGCGATCCTCACCGCGATTCGCGGGATCGCCGAACAGACCAACCTGCTGGCGCTGAACGCGGCGATCGAAGCGGCGCGTGCCGGCGAACAAGGGCGCGGTTTTGCCGTGGTGGCGGACGAGGTGCGCAATCTGGCGCAGAAGACCCAGAAGGCCACCGAAGAAATCCAGAGCATGATCCAGCAACTGCAACAGGGCACCCGCGATGTCGTGCGGGTCATGGAAGACAGCCAGAACCGTACCGATGAAAGCGTGCAGCACGCGGCGAAAGCGGCTCAAGCGCTGGAAACGATTACTCAGGCGGTGTCGGTGATCAACGACATGAACACGCAGATTGCCAGTGCGGCCGAAGAACAGAGCGCGGTGGCGGATGACATCAACCGCAATGTGATCAACATCGGGCAAGTGGCCAATGAAGTGGCGGGCGGTGCGGATGAGTCGAGTTCGGCGAGCGCGGATTTGACCAAATTGGCTGAGCAGCAGCGGCGGTTGATCAATCAGTTCAAGGTCTGA
- a CDS encoding LysE family translocator: MYWTEFLTVALIHLLAVASPGPDFAVVVRESVTHGRRAGTWTALGVGTAIFLHVGYSLLGIGLIVSQSIVLFNALKWAAAAYLLYIGFKALRAQPAKPVTDDLHKEAGVRTARGAFTSGFVTNGLNPKATLFFLSLFTVVINPHTPLAVQAGYGVYLAVATAVWFCLVAMLFSQQRVRAGFARMGHWFDRTMGAVLIAIGVKLAFTEMH, from the coding sequence ATGTACTGGACCGAGTTCTTGACCGTTGCACTGATCCATCTGCTGGCCGTGGCCAGCCCGGGCCCGGACTTTGCCGTGGTGGTGCGCGAGAGCGTGACCCATGGCCGACGCGCGGGCACCTGGACCGCATTGGGCGTAGGCACGGCGATTTTCCTGCACGTGGGCTATTCGCTGTTGGGCATCGGCCTGATCGTGTCGCAGTCGATCGTGCTGTTCAACGCATTGAAATGGGCGGCTGCCGCTTACCTGCTGTACATCGGCTTCAAGGCCTTGCGCGCGCAACCGGCGAAACCCGTCACTGACGATCTGCACAAGGAGGCCGGTGTACGTACCGCGCGCGGCGCTTTCACTTCTGGCTTCGTCACCAACGGCCTGAACCCGAAAGCCACGCTGTTCTTCCTCTCGCTGTTCACCGTGGTGATCAACCCGCACACCCCGCTGGCGGTGCAGGCCGGTTACGGGGTTTACCTCGCCGTTGCGACGGCTGTCTGGTTCTGCCTGGTGGCGATGCTGTTCAGTCAGCAACGCGTGCGTGCCGGTTTCGCCCGCATGGGCCACTGGTTCGACCGCACCATGGGCGCGGTGCTGATCGCCATCGGCGTGAAACTCGCGTTCACCGAGATGCACTGA
- a CDS encoding AraC family transcriptional regulator, with protein MLITHFEHGPVSAYPRDYLDGAHQPLHLHREAQLLYAVRGIMRVVTDLGAWVIPPSRAVWIAPQVAHEIFMSGDVQMRSLFIAPELSPASLQQCCVLAVTPLLRELILRAVQGPPHADNPLIQQLMLEELASLENLPLHIPMPTDRRLQNICLALLHTPDHPNTLEDWAQQVGASSRTLARLFQRQLKMSFNAWRQQLRLMEALPRLLAGDSVQSVARDLGYGSARAFSAMFRRLLGENPREYLNNLSKLSELL; from the coding sequence ATGTTAATCACCCATTTCGAACACGGCCCGGTGAGTGCCTATCCCCGGGATTATCTGGACGGCGCACACCAGCCGCTGCACCTGCACCGCGAGGCGCAGTTGCTGTATGCCGTCAGAGGGATCATGCGCGTGGTCACCGATCTGGGTGCCTGGGTGATTCCGCCGAGCCGCGCGGTGTGGATTGCGCCACAAGTCGCACACGAGATATTCATGTCCGGCGACGTGCAGATGCGCTCACTGTTCATCGCCCCCGAGCTGTCACCGGCCAGCCTGCAACAGTGCTGCGTGCTGGCGGTAACGCCGCTGCTGCGCGAGTTGATCCTGCGCGCCGTACAGGGCCCGCCGCACGCGGACAATCCGCTGATCCAGCAGTTGATGCTGGAAGAACTGGCCAGCCTGGAAAACCTGCCGCTGCACATTCCGATGCCGACTGACCGGCGCCTGCAGAACATCTGTCTGGCGCTGCTGCACACACCCGATCACCCCAACACCCTGGAAGACTGGGCGCAACAGGTCGGTGCCAGCTCACGCACCCTGGCGCGGCTGTTCCAACGACAACTGAAGATGAGCTTCAACGCCTGGCGCCAGCAACTGCGCCTGATGGAAGCCCTGCCGCGCCTGCTCGCCGGGGACAGCGTGCAAAGCGTGGCACGGGACTTGGGTTACGGCAGCGCGCGGGCGTTCAGCGCGATGTTTCGCCGTTTGCTCGGGGAGAATCCGCGCGAATACCTCAACAACCTGAGCAAACTCAGCGAACTGTTGTAG